From a single Sander vitreus isolate 19-12246 chromosome 2, sanVit1, whole genome shotgun sequence genomic region:
- the mvb12a gene encoding multivesicular body subunit 12A isoform X1 has protein sequence MSLMEHGVVRPVTAVAWTSNNSTCPKDFTVISITEDGAAANFTRSFAIKSGYYLCYSKDLTGGMVVSDIQLISDKDSIPHGYCYIAEHLEAKASVWKKKRLCVRIVPVGSVDTAVLDIKVTAKSKMMLQHYTYVGDIHGYVLWCRKGHFSSPTPQAKPRSVSLDLHRLSFEQPSAPLPLRPSNPLPPLPNNKLSQRRHTLQNQDNVDKTPDCSIQGITALDGVPFSLHPKFDVQANSTALQLNSQLNNIRIKSFRDIENEYNYTFAVEESAAKRTRPSVPTGSAPSAQ, from the exons ATGTCTTTGATGGAGCATGGGGTAGTCCGGCCAGTTACAGCAGTGGCGTGGACCTCCAACAATAGCACCTGCCCCAAAGATTTCACTGTG ATCAGCATCACAGAAGACGGAGCAGCAGCGAACTTTACACGCAGCTTTGCGATCAAGTCTGGATATTACCTCTGTTACAGCAAG gacTTGACAGGTGGTATGGTAGTGTCAGACATTCAGCTTATTTCAGACAAGGACTCTATTCCTCATGGTTATTGCTATATAGCAGAGCACCTCGAAGCAA AGGCCTCTGTGTGGAAGAAGAAACGCCTGTGTGTACGCATCGTCCCAGTGGGCAGTGTGGACACAGCTGTGTTGGATATCAAAGTGACAGCCAAAAGCAAAATGATGTTGCAGCACTACACATATGTGGG AGATATCCACGGCTACGTGTTGTGGTGCAGAAAGGGACATTTTTCCAGTCCCACGCCCCAAGCCAAGCCCCGCAGTGTCAGCCTGGACCTCCACAGACTTTCGTTTGAGCAGCCGTCTGCTCCACTGCCCCTTAGACCCAG CAACCCTCTTCCTCCACTGCCAAATAATAAACTGAGTCAGAGGCGCCACACCCTTCAAAACCAGGACAACGTGGACAAAACTCCTGACTGCAGTATCCAGGGAATCACAG CTCTGGATGGAGTTCCCTTTAGCCTTCACCCAAAGTTTGATGTCCAGGCAAACAGCACA gCACTTCAACTGAACTCTCAATTAAACAACATTCGTATAAAGTCTTTTCGAGACATTGAAAATGAG taTAACTACACTTTTGCTGTGGAGGAATCTGCTGCCAAGAGGACCAGACCATCAGTGCCAACAGGAAGTGCCCCATCAGCTCAGTGA
- the mvb12a gene encoding multivesicular body subunit 12A isoform X3 — MSLMEHGVVRPVTAVAWTSNNSTCPKDFTVISITEDGAAANFTRSFAIKSGYYLCYSKDLTGGMVVSDIQLISDKDSIPHGYCYIAEHLEAKASVWKKKRLCVRIVPVGSVDTAVLDIKVTAKSKMMLQHYTYVGDIHGYVLWCRKGHFSSPTPQAKPRSVSLDLHRLSFEQPSAPLPLRPSNPLPPLPNNKLSQRRHTLQNQDNVDKTPDCSIQGITALDGVPFSLHPKFDVQANSTYNYTFAVEESAAKRTRPSVPTGSAPSAQ; from the exons ATGTCTTTGATGGAGCATGGGGTAGTCCGGCCAGTTACAGCAGTGGCGTGGACCTCCAACAATAGCACCTGCCCCAAAGATTTCACTGTG ATCAGCATCACAGAAGACGGAGCAGCAGCGAACTTTACACGCAGCTTTGCGATCAAGTCTGGATATTACCTCTGTTACAGCAAG gacTTGACAGGTGGTATGGTAGTGTCAGACATTCAGCTTATTTCAGACAAGGACTCTATTCCTCATGGTTATTGCTATATAGCAGAGCACCTCGAAGCAA AGGCCTCTGTGTGGAAGAAGAAACGCCTGTGTGTACGCATCGTCCCAGTGGGCAGTGTGGACACAGCTGTGTTGGATATCAAAGTGACAGCCAAAAGCAAAATGATGTTGCAGCACTACACATATGTGGG AGATATCCACGGCTACGTGTTGTGGTGCAGAAAGGGACATTTTTCCAGTCCCACGCCCCAAGCCAAGCCCCGCAGTGTCAGCCTGGACCTCCACAGACTTTCGTTTGAGCAGCCGTCTGCTCCACTGCCCCTTAGACCCAG CAACCCTCTTCCTCCACTGCCAAATAATAAACTGAGTCAGAGGCGCCACACCCTTCAAAACCAGGACAACGTGGACAAAACTCCTGACTGCAGTATCCAGGGAATCACAG CTCTGGATGGAGTTCCCTTTAGCCTTCACCCAAAGTTTGATGTCCAGGCAAACAGCACA taTAACTACACTTTTGCTGTGGAGGAATCTGCTGCCAAGAGGACCAGACCATCAGTGCCAACAGGAAGTGCCCCATCAGCTCAGTGA
- the mvb12a gene encoding multivesicular body subunit 12A isoform X2 → MEHGVVRPVTAVAWTSNNSTCPKDFTVISITEDGAAANFTRSFAIKSGYYLCYSKDLTGGMVVSDIQLISDKDSIPHGYCYIAEHLEAKASVWKKKRLCVRIVPVGSVDTAVLDIKVTAKSKMMLQHYTYVGDIHGYVLWCRKGHFSSPTPQAKPRSVSLDLHRLSFEQPSAPLPLRPSNPLPPLPNNKLSQRRHTLQNQDNVDKTPDCSIQGITALDGVPFSLHPKFDVQANSTALQLNSQLNNIRIKSFRDIENEYNYTFAVEESAAKRTRPSVPTGSAPSAQ, encoded by the exons ATGGAGCATGGGGTAGTCCGGCCAGTTACAGCAGTGGCGTGGACCTCCAACAATAGCACCTGCCCCAAAGATTTCACTGTG ATCAGCATCACAGAAGACGGAGCAGCAGCGAACTTTACACGCAGCTTTGCGATCAAGTCTGGATATTACCTCTGTTACAGCAAG gacTTGACAGGTGGTATGGTAGTGTCAGACATTCAGCTTATTTCAGACAAGGACTCTATTCCTCATGGTTATTGCTATATAGCAGAGCACCTCGAAGCAA AGGCCTCTGTGTGGAAGAAGAAACGCCTGTGTGTACGCATCGTCCCAGTGGGCAGTGTGGACACAGCTGTGTTGGATATCAAAGTGACAGCCAAAAGCAAAATGATGTTGCAGCACTACACATATGTGGG AGATATCCACGGCTACGTGTTGTGGTGCAGAAAGGGACATTTTTCCAGTCCCACGCCCCAAGCCAAGCCCCGCAGTGTCAGCCTGGACCTCCACAGACTTTCGTTTGAGCAGCCGTCTGCTCCACTGCCCCTTAGACCCAG CAACCCTCTTCCTCCACTGCCAAATAATAAACTGAGTCAGAGGCGCCACACCCTTCAAAACCAGGACAACGTGGACAAAACTCCTGACTGCAGTATCCAGGGAATCACAG CTCTGGATGGAGTTCCCTTTAGCCTTCACCCAAAGTTTGATGTCCAGGCAAACAGCACA gCACTTCAACTGAACTCTCAATTAAACAACATTCGTATAAAGTCTTTTCGAGACATTGAAAATGAG taTAACTACACTTTTGCTGTGGAGGAATCTGCTGCCAAGAGGACCAGACCATCAGTGCCAACAGGAAGTGCCCCATCAGCTCAGTGA